A genomic region of Runella rosea contains the following coding sequences:
- a CDS encoding efflux RND transporter permease subunit, translating into MFNTFIHRPVLSIVISLIITLLGLLAMTQLPVTQYPDIAPPAVTVTTKYTGANAEACSKAVVTPLERAINGVPGMTYMTSVSGNDGTSIIQVYFKVGTDPDLASVNVQTRVATVLDELPEEVIKAGVSTEKEVNSMLMYINLLSEDTTANEEFLYNFADINVVAELKRVDGVGFANIMGQREYSMRVWLKPDRMTVYNVSADDVITALRNQNVEAAPGKIGESSGRKSQSLQYVLRYTGKFTAQEQYENIIIKANPSGDILRLKDIADIEFGSLNYNVLSKENGRPSAAILLKQRPGSNASQVIANVKAKMTELQKSFPPGMKYTISYDVSRFLDASIHEVIKTLIEAFILVALVVFIFLQDFRSTLIPALAVPVSLIGTFFFMQMFGFSINLLTLFALVLAIGIVVDNAIVVVEAVHAKMEEKGLNAKEATIEAMNEISGAIVAITFVMTAVFVPVAFMDGPSGVFYRQFSITMAISIVISGVNALTLTPALCAIMLKSHHGQKATLLTRFFDGFNNWYNGVSDRYKSLINAIANRRVVTFAMLIFFIAATWGTNMFLPSGFIPTEDQGTIYANITTPSGATLERTEAVVDEIEKVSLKLDAVESISTLSGFSLMTDGAGASFGMGMMNLKPWENRTESVDDVIALLSEKTKHIKDADIQFFPPPAVPGYGNASGFEFRLQDRTGSGNLQAMEKVTKSFIEELNKRPEVVNAFTSYDASFPQYLIHVDNEKAAQKGVSVDNAMNNLQSLIGSFYATNFIRFGQMYKVMVQASPEYRMQPDDLLKLYVKNTEGEMVPYSAFVRMERVYGPEQLTRYNMFTAAMINGDAAPGFSSGDAIKAIQEVAAQKLPKGYTYEWSGMTRDEILSGDQAIYIFIICLVFVYLLLAAQYESFLLPLPVLLSLPTGIFGAFFFLAILGLQNNIYAQVALVMLIGLLGKNAILIVEFAILKRDEGMKPLQAAIEGAASRLRPILMTSFAFIAGLIPLMMASGAGAIGNRTIGTAAAGGMLFGTIFGVIIIPGLYVIFATLSERFSTPKKKKEIYLNQEIDA; encoded by the coding sequence ATGTTTAACACATTCATTCACAGGCCTGTCCTGTCTATCGTTATTTCTTTGATTATTACGTTACTAGGGCTTTTGGCCATGACCCAATTGCCCGTAACCCAATACCCCGACATTGCCCCTCCGGCCGTGACGGTAACCACTAAATACACGGGAGCTAACGCGGAAGCCTGCTCTAAGGCCGTGGTAACGCCGCTCGAACGGGCCATCAACGGGGTGCCGGGGATGACCTACATGACGTCGGTATCTGGCAACGACGGTACAAGTATCATTCAGGTCTATTTCAAAGTTGGAACTGACCCCGATTTGGCCTCCGTAAACGTTCAAACGCGGGTAGCGACGGTGCTCGACGAATTGCCCGAGGAGGTAATCAAAGCGGGGGTTTCGACCGAAAAAGAGGTCAACAGTATGTTGATGTACATTAACCTCTTGAGCGAAGATACCACCGCCAACGAAGAGTTTTTGTACAACTTTGCCGACATCAACGTCGTAGCTGAGTTAAAGCGCGTCGACGGGGTGGGTTTTGCCAACATCATGGGGCAACGCGAGTACTCTATGCGCGTATGGCTCAAACCCGACCGCATGACCGTCTACAACGTCTCAGCCGACGATGTGATCACGGCGCTTCGCAACCAAAATGTAGAAGCAGCCCCTGGCAAAATCGGGGAAAGCTCGGGGCGAAAGTCGCAGTCGTTGCAGTACGTACTTCGTTATACGGGGAAATTTACGGCGCAAGAACAATACGAGAATATCATCATTAAGGCAAATCCCAGCGGCGATATTTTACGCCTCAAGGACATTGCCGATATTGAATTTGGTTCGTTGAACTATAACGTGTTATCGAAAGAAAACGGCCGTCCTTCGGCGGCGATTTTGCTCAAACAACGCCCGGGTTCCAACGCGAGTCAAGTGATTGCCAACGTGAAAGCCAAAATGACGGAATTGCAGAAGTCCTTTCCTCCTGGCATGAAATACACCATCAGCTACGACGTATCGCGCTTTTTGGATGCCTCCATCCACGAAGTAATCAAAACCTTGATTGAAGCCTTTATTTTGGTGGCGTTGGTGGTGTTTATCTTCCTTCAGGACTTCCGTTCTACGCTGATTCCCGCCTTGGCCGTACCCGTCTCGCTCATTGGTACGTTTTTCTTTATGCAGATGTTCGGATTTTCGATCAACCTCCTTACGTTGTTTGCCTTGGTATTGGCCATCGGAATTGTGGTCGACAACGCCATTGTCGTTGTTGAAGCTGTTCACGCCAAAATGGAAGAAAAAGGCCTTAATGCCAAAGAAGCGACCATTGAAGCCATGAATGAAATCAGCGGGGCCATTGTGGCCATTACGTTCGTCATGACCGCCGTATTTGTACCCGTAGCTTTCATGGATGGCCCGTCGGGGGTTTTCTACCGTCAGTTCTCGATTACGATGGCCATTTCGATTGTGATTTCGGGGGTCAACGCGCTTACGCTCACACCTGCGCTTTGTGCCATCATGCTCAAAAGCCACCACGGCCAAAAAGCCACGTTGCTTACTCGTTTCTTTGATGGCTTCAATAATTGGTACAACGGCGTATCAGACCGTTACAAATCGCTTATCAATGCCATTGCCAACCGCCGCGTGGTAACATTCGCCATGCTCATTTTCTTCATTGCGGCTACGTGGGGCACGAATATGTTTCTACCTTCGGGCTTTATCCCAACGGAAGACCAAGGAACGATTTATGCCAATATCACGACTCCTTCGGGGGCTACCCTCGAACGGACCGAGGCCGTAGTGGACGAAATTGAAAAAGTGAGCCTAAAACTCGACGCCGTTGAGTCTATTTCGACTCTATCAGGCTTTAGTTTGATGACTGACGGAGCAGGAGCATCGTTTGGGATGGGGATGATGAACCTTAAACCCTGGGAAAACCGTACCGAATCAGTAGACGACGTCATTGCGTTGTTATCTGAGAAAACCAAACATATCAAAGACGCTGACATTCAGTTTTTTCCTCCTCCAGCTGTACCCGGTTACGGAAACGCCAGTGGATTTGAGTTTCGCCTTCAAGACCGTACGGGAAGTGGCAACTTGCAAGCGATGGAAAAAGTAACAAAGTCGTTTATTGAAGAACTCAACAAACGCCCCGAAGTAGTCAATGCCTTTACGAGTTATGATGCGAGCTTTCCGCAGTATTTGATTCACGTTGACAACGAAAAAGCCGCCCAAAAAGGCGTTTCAGTGGACAACGCCATGAACAACCTGCAATCGCTTATTGGTAGTTTTTACGCCACCAATTTCATTCGTTTTGGACAAATGTACAAGGTCATGGTTCAGGCCTCGCCAGAGTACCGCATGCAGCCCGACGACCTGCTCAAATTATACGTCAAAAATACCGAAGGCGAAATGGTACCTTACTCGGCTTTCGTCAGAATGGAGCGGGTATATGGCCCAGAACAGCTTACGCGCTATAATATGTTTACGGCGGCCATGATCAACGGAGATGCCGCTCCGGGCTTCAGTAGTGGCGACGCCATCAAAGCGATACAAGAGGTAGCGGCCCAAAAACTACCCAAGGGCTACACGTACGAGTGGTCTGGTATGACGCGCGACGAAATCCTGTCGGGCGACCAGGCCATTTATATTTTCATCATTTGTTTAGTGTTTGTGTATCTGCTACTTGCGGCCCAATACGAAAGCTTTTTGTTGCCGCTGCCAGTGCTTTTATCACTGCCTACGGGAATATTTGGAGCATTTTTCTTCTTGGCCATTTTAGGGTTGCAAAACAACATTTACGCGCAGGTTGCGCTGGTCATGTTGATTGGATTGCTCGGAAAAAATGCCATTCTGATTGTAGAGTTTGCGATTCTCAAACGCGATGAAGGCATGAAACCCTTGCAGGCGGCCATCGAAGGAGCCGCTTCTCGTTTGCGGCCCATTTTAATGACGTCCTTTGCATTCATTGCAGGACTGATTCCACTCATGATGGCCTCGGGAGCAGGCGCAATCGGAAACCGTACCATCGGAACTGCCGCCGCAGGAGGAATGCTTTTTGGAACCATCTTCGGGGTAATCATCATCCCCGGGTTGTACGTCATTTTTGCGACCCTTTCCGAGCGTTTTTCCACCCCAAAGAAAAAGAAAGAGATTTACTTAAATCAGGAAATTGATGCGTAA
- a CDS encoding TolC family protein, translated as MPEAYPVAQKEGNSADIHWRNYFSDTTLTALIDTALQNNIDVRIAFQRIEMGRAQVEQAKGLTLPFVSGGGSTGQRRFGKYTMDGIGNYDTNFSDNISENQRIPEYLPDFTVGLQSSWEIDIWGKLRTRKEAALARYLSTVEGRNFVLTNLVADIALLYYELLAFENELDLIRETITLQNNELSIIQIQKDAGRANELAVKQFEAQVLNSKSIEVEVSQRIVEIENRINFLLGRYPQPIRRNKSRFTTPLPGLVRAGVPAELLKNRPDVKQAEYELTATKANVFIAKAAFYPSLNVTGVLGLQSFRPEFLITPQSIAYNIIGGLTAPLFNKSALKAELKTARAAQVEALYNYQRSMLNGYFEVYNQLVLINNLEKLHALKTSEADVLTKSIQTASELFSTGRATYLEVILNRKNALQSRIELIDVRKRQYYSLIHLYRSLGGGWK; from the coding sequence ATGCCTGAAGCATATCCAGTGGCGCAAAAAGAGGGAAATTCGGCCGATATTCATTGGAGAAACTATTTCTCAGACACAACGCTCACGGCGCTGATTGATACCGCCTTGCAAAACAACATTGACGTGCGCATCGCATTCCAGCGCATCGAAATGGGCCGGGCCCAAGTAGAGCAAGCCAAAGGATTGACGCTCCCTTTTGTGTCAGGTGGCGGTTCGACGGGGCAGCGTCGGTTTGGGAAATATACCATGGACGGAATTGGAAATTACGACACCAATTTCTCCGATAATATTTCCGAGAACCAGAGAATTCCCGAATACCTGCCCGATTTTACCGTTGGCTTACAAAGCTCTTGGGAGATTGACATTTGGGGAAAATTGCGCACGCGCAAAGAAGCAGCATTGGCGCGCTATTTATCGACGGTCGAAGGCCGTAATTTTGTGCTCACCAACCTAGTGGCCGACATTGCGCTGTTGTATTATGAACTACTGGCGTTTGAGAATGAATTAGACCTCATTCGCGAAACCATTACTTTGCAAAACAATGAGTTGAGTATCATCCAAATTCAGAAAGATGCGGGACGCGCCAACGAGCTGGCCGTAAAGCAGTTTGAAGCGCAGGTGCTAAATTCTAAAAGTATTGAAGTGGAAGTATCCCAACGCATTGTAGAAATTGAAAATCGAATCAACTTCTTGCTAGGACGCTATCCGCAGCCTATACGCCGAAACAAATCGCGATTTACGACTCCTTTGCCAGGGCTGGTCAGGGCGGGCGTTCCGGCAGAATTGCTCAAAAATCGGCCCGACGTGAAGCAGGCAGAGTATGAATTAACGGCCACTAAAGCCAACGTATTTATTGCTAAAGCCGCCTTTTACCCGTCACTAAATGTGACAGGGGTGTTGGGCTTGCAGTCGTTTCGTCCTGAGTTTTTAATCACACCGCAATCTATTGCGTACAACATCATTGGCGGTCTGACGGCCCCATTGTTCAATAAAAGTGCGCTGAAAGCAGAACTCAAAACTGCACGCGCGGCGCAGGTAGAAGCGCTCTACAATTATCAGCGTAGTATGTTGAACGGCTATTTTGAAGTGTATAACCAACTGGTGCTTATTAATAATCTAGAGAAATTGCACGCCCTTAAAACCTCAGAAGCCGATGTGTTGACAAAATCCATCCAAACTGCTTCCGAATTATTTTCGACGGGTCGCGCTACGTATTTGGAGGTTATTTTGAACCGTAAAAATGCGCTACAATCTAGAATAGAGTTGATTGACGTTCGCAAGCGGCAATATTACTCCCTCATTCACCTCTATCGGTCTTTGGGTGGAGGTTGGAAATAA
- a CDS encoding peptide MFS transporter — MSDTTSSRHPNGLYLLFATEMWERFSYYGMRAVLVLYLTKALFFDKAMASNIYGGYVGLVYMTPLIGGFIADRYWGNRRSILTGGILMALGQFVLFISALLRPETAAETMSPIASLMLFLGLGLMITGNGFFKPNISSMVGSLYGPGDRRRDSAYTIFYMGINLGSFLGNLITSLVGDTGNPDDFKWAFLACSVAMLLATFTLWWGQNKYLYSWDSQPVGATPADSPGVTKVYFWLPALLLASLGIMYVDAFITNIIFPFLILSALVIAYLVFADKSLSRVDREKVGVIFIVSFFVIFFWATFEQAPASLTFFADEQTERDLFGYTVPPSLFQNLNGFFIVTCAPLMAFLWGFLGKRNAEPSSLFKMAIGLFLVTLGYVVIEIPVKDLVPGIKVSMFYLVALYLLHSIGELCLSPIGLSLVNKLSPPKYVSLMMAVWFLAPAIANKAAGMISALYPEPGKTTHFLGIEIHNLYEFFLINVGLSGTASLVLFLLAGRLRKLMHGAQ, encoded by the coding sequence ATGTCAGATACTACTTCTTCTCGCCATCCTAATGGCCTTTATCTACTCTTTGCAACCGAAATGTGGGAGCGGTTTTCCTACTATGGTATGCGTGCCGTGCTGGTTCTTTATCTGACCAAAGCACTCTTTTTTGATAAAGCCATGGCTTCTAATATTTACGGAGGCTACGTAGGACTGGTCTATATGACACCTCTCATCGGCGGGTTTATTGCGGATCGCTATTGGGGCAACAGGCGTTCTATATTGACAGGCGGGATTTTGATGGCACTTGGACAATTTGTCTTGTTTATCTCGGCTTTGCTTCGTCCCGAAACTGCTGCCGAGACCATGAGCCCCATTGCAAGTTTGATGCTTTTTTTGGGGTTGGGATTGATGATTACAGGAAACGGTTTTTTCAAACCTAATATTTCCTCGATGGTGGGCTCGTTGTACGGCCCCGGCGACCGGCGACGCGATTCGGCCTACACCATTTTTTATATGGGTATCAATTTAGGGTCGTTTTTGGGTAACTTAATCACCAGCCTAGTGGGTGATACTGGCAATCCAGACGATTTTAAATGGGCGTTTTTGGCGTGTAGTGTGGCTATGTTGCTGGCTACCTTTACATTGTGGTGGGGGCAGAATAAATATTTGTATTCGTGGGACAGCCAACCCGTAGGTGCTACTCCCGCCGATTCTCCTGGTGTCACCAAAGTTTATTTCTGGTTGCCTGCCCTGTTGCTGGCTTCTCTGGGAATTATGTACGTAGATGCTTTTATTACCAATATTATCTTTCCGTTTTTAATCTTATCGGCATTGGTCATTGCGTATTTGGTATTTGCCGACAAGTCGCTGAGCCGCGTTGACCGTGAGAAAGTAGGCGTCATTTTTATTGTTTCTTTCTTCGTTATTTTCTTTTGGGCTACATTCGAACAAGCACCCGCTTCTTTAACCTTCTTTGCTGATGAACAAACCGAACGTGACCTTTTTGGATATACGGTCCCACCTAGTCTTTTTCAAAACCTCAACGGTTTTTTTATTGTAACCTGTGCCCCGTTGATGGCCTTTCTGTGGGGTTTTTTGGGGAAACGAAACGCCGAACCTTCTTCTCTCTTTAAGATGGCTATTGGTCTTTTCTTGGTAACGTTGGGCTACGTAGTCATTGAGATTCCGGTCAAGGACCTAGTGCCGGGCATCAAGGTAAGTATGTTTTACTTGGTAGCCTTGTATTTATTACATTCCATAGGTGAACTGTGTTTATCACCCATTGGCCTTTCTTTGGTTAATAAGCTCTCGCCCCCAAAATATGTATCCCTGATGATGGCAGTATGGTTTTTGGCCCCCGCTATTGCCAACAAAGCAGCGGGTATGATTTCGGCATTATATCCAGAACCTGGAAAAACGACGCATTTTTTGGGGATTGAAATTCATAATTTGTATGAGTTCTTTCTCATCAACGTAGGTCTTTCGGGAACGGCTTCGTTGGTACTATTTCTGTTGGCTGGCCGTCTTCGTAAACTTATGCACGGAGCCCAATAA